One genomic region from Lynx canadensis isolate LIC74 chromosome E1, mLynCan4.pri.v2, whole genome shotgun sequence encodes:
- the DUSP14 gene encoding dual specificity protein phosphatase 14 → MGSRGHSTLPRTLMAPRMISEGDIGGIAQITSSLFLGRGSVASNRHLLQARGITCIVNATIEIPNFNWPQFEYVKVPLADMPHAPIGLYFDTVADKIHSVSRKHGATLVHCAAGVSRSATLCIAYLMKFHSVCLLEAYNWVKARRPVIRPNVGFWRQLIDYERQLFGKSTVKMVQTPYGIVPDVYEKESRHLMPYWGI, encoded by the coding sequence ATGGGCTCCAGAGGTCACAGCACGCTCCCACGGACTCTCATGGCCCCTCGGATGATTTCTGAGGGAGACATAGGAGGCATCGCTCAAAttacctcctctctcttcctgggcAGAGGCAGTGTGGCCTCCAACCGGCACCTCCTCCAAGCTCGTGGCATCACCTGCATCGTTAATGCTACCATTGAGATCCCCAATTTCAACTGGCCCCAATTTGAATATGTTAAAGTGCCTCTGGCTGACATGCCCCATGCCCCCATTGGACTGTACTTTGACACTGTGGCCGACAAGATCCACAGTGTGAGCAGGAAGCATGGGGCCACGTTGGTGCACTGTGCCGCGGGGGTGAGCCGCTCGGCCACTCTCTGCATCGCTTACCTGATGAAATTCCACAGTGTGTGCCTGCTGGAGGCGTACAACTGGGTGAAAGCCCGTAGGCCTGTCATCAGGCCCAACGTAGGTTTCTGGAGGCAGTTGATAGACTACGAGCGCCAGCTCTTTGGGAAGTCGACAGTTAAAATGGTACAGACACCTTATGGCATAGTTCCAGACGTTTATGAGAAAGAGTCCCGACACCTGATGCCTTACTGGGGGATATAA